The genomic region CTGGTCATACCGAATGGTAACTGGTTGGAATCTAGATCAGCTACTGGAAAAATTGGATTGATCAATTTAGGGAATACCTGTTACATTAATTCGATTCTACAAGCTCTCTACATGAATTATGAGTATGGTAGGAAATTTTCAGTTAAGATTTCACAGTCATGTCATCGTTGAAATTTGTTTAGTTTCACGCGAGCTGTACTTGGTTCAACCACTACTACTGACCAGTATGTCCTTACCCAGCTACAGCGAGTCCTAGTATTCTTACGGTACAGTTTCCGGGCAGCATACTCCCCTGCAGCGTTCATCAAAGCTTCTCGTCCTCCTTGGTTTGAGACCGGTAGACAACAGGACTGTTCCGAATTTTTGAGGTATTTCTCTATTTACCATCGTTTATCCACTCTCAACTAATAAGGACGATGGTTGATTATACCAGGTACCTGATGGATAGCTTGTATGAACAAGAGAGAGCTGGCCGGTGTGTCCTACAATGTGGTCATCGTTGGAAAGTTGGTGTTGGTAAAGAAACTACGGACGAAGCTGAGCAAGTTGCAGAACCAGGAATCGAAGAAAAATCCGAGGAAGGGAATAGCGAACTTCAGCGATGGATTACAGAAGAAGATTTGACTGCTGGACTTGCACAACCTGAAGGAAACCTGCCAGTGGGAAAAAGTGTGCAAGCAGCTGACAGCCTCTCTAACGCCCATTCCGATTCCACGGATAGTGGCATTCAGTCTGTGGGCGACGGATTAGAGGAAAAGGTTAAGTCATGCTCCGACTCGGAGAAACGGTCGATGGATAAAAAGCAACAATTAAGCCTCATACATAAGATATTTGGTGGACAGATGACCATATCTTACCGATGCCTTGCATGTGGTACTGAATCACATCATCAGGACTTTTTCACGGATCTTCACTTGGCTTTTCCTGATCCTGTTGCATCCGTACCAAGCAAAACGACCATTGAATCGGCTCTTCAAGGTAATCAAGAGCTAAGTCTTGATTCATTGTTGAAGTTTTATTTCGCCCCAGAGAAGCTTCAAGGCGAGAACCGCTACCACGTTAGTCAACCTTAGTTTAccatttaaaatatttgttcaTTGAAGTTGTTTGATATTTAGTGTGATAACTGCGCCAAGCTGGTTCAAGAGGCGGAGAGAGTACTTCGTGTAACAGAAGCTCCGCAGCATTTGCTTCTGACTTTACTGCGATTCCATTACGATAGACTGCTTCAAAGGCGAGGGAAGATCACTACCCAAGTTAGTTACCCTCAACGGCTGGATCTTCCTATTGATGGTGGAGGTACCATAAGTTATGTGCTTTACTCTGTCGTCATCCATTCTGGTGTGACACTCGATGGTGGTCATTACTATACGTTGGCGCGTAGCAGTGACCTGGATCCGGAAGATGTTCTTGGGAAGGGCGATAAGTTGACACCTTGGTACATGTTCAATGATTGCCAAGTGTCGCGAACTGACTTCGATTCGTTGATCAGCTTGTCACGTAGATATCCAACAGATACGCCTTACCTTTTGTGGTACCGGCGCGTGACGGATGATCAGGTAGGGAGTGCATTGGATGTAGGCAAAACAACACCTGCTGTGCCTCTGATACTGCCCTCCGACTTGAAGCATATAGTAGACGAAGACAACGCCAGGTTTGTCCAAGAACAAATGCGATCAGCGATTCGTCCAGCTCCTAGTATTTGGGCGCCaccaaaaaaagatgatgatcAAGACAGTCACCGGCGAGATCCTTTCCAAGATAATAATGGTTCACGTTTCATATTTTGAGGTGTCCAATAAGCGCTTCCGCATTCATTTACCTAAAATTGTATCGTAAAGAGTTATTTTGTATTTCGATCAAATGGAACTTACGTTAAATGCGCAGTCGCACTGTGTGTCTATAGTTAGTCGGCGGTGCACTTTCCCTGGCCTCTTACTTGTACATGGCCTAATCAATTACATATCATTTGTTGTAAAAGTAGACCATGGTTGTACGGAGTCATGTAGAATAAGCTGCCGAAATCTGTGCCTTCTAAGCAAGCACGACTCTTGGCTGTCAAGACAACAGCGCAGAGGATGAAATAAACTGTCTTTTATTGTTTCTCTTGCTTATTAACCTTAAAACTTGTCACGTTGTAATTTGAGGCaatgaaacgtaaaaaaaaataccaatgaTCTTCTGAAAAGGCAAAAGTTATGAATGACGGGTCGGAAAAGTAATCGTGTTAGGAGGTGCTTCGAAATTTAAGAATTAACTGACTTCCTTTTAGTCTTGGTTTTATCGGGCTTTTCTTCTGGTTGCACTAACTGCAAAATCTTGAGAATAGCTTGTTCTTGATCAAATTCATCGCCGGAGCTAGCATCAGATTTCAACGACTTTTCCTTATTTGGTCTTAACTTGgctcttttcttcgtttgctCAGCTTTTACTTCTTTCTCCGGCAACCAAGCTACCAATATTTTTTCTGGGGAAGCGGTCTTTACGAGATTTTTGGATGAACCGTTAGCTTTTGGAGTTCGTGGTGATGGaacactttttgttttttcaactgatGGAGTTTGCTTGGCTTCTGACGCCGGAGTTTTTAGCATTTTCTTCGACAATGACGATTCTTTCAGGTTTTTCATTGGGGAGGCAGTTTCAGGACCCTGAGCTTGAACAGACTTTGGCGTTGAATCTAACTTCTTTTCTAATGCTTTTAACTTCTTCGCCGACTCAGCCAACTTTGCTGATTTGGCCGAAggagtttgtttcttttttgataCAGGAGTAGACTGTGGAGAGGCGATAGGTAGACTAAGTCCTAACAGCTCTTGGATGATCGATtcattgtcttcttcttcacccTCCTGTTCAAGTGCAatactcttcttttttgaagattTGCTGGGGGTTGCTGTGCCATTCACTTTTTTCACCTCCTTTGACTTCTTAAGAGAAGACGGTTGTTTCAAAGGTTTTCCCGGTGTTTCTATATCGCTTAATTTTGaacctccttcttttttcttttccaaacgCGATTTAGATTTTTTCGTTGATGTAGGCGTTCTGAAGGAAATCTTTCTTTCCTCCTCAGAATCGATCGTCATTTCAAATTCAGCTTCTGAATTTTGCTgtaacttattttttttgggtgatTTTGCCTGCTCTTCGATTCcttctaaaatattttttcctgttttctttttcggactgCTTTTGGTTACTTGAAGTTCTTTCGCTACTGGGTCTCCTGATTCTACAGAATCCAGCACCTCATCAGATTCGACTAATTCTGCGTCGGTGGAAGTTTCATTGAGTATACTGATTTCCTGTGCTTTCTTCGGTGTGCGAGACGGTGTTGATGattgttccagtttttttgaaaatttcttaAATAGATTGGTTGTTAAACTTTCTACTGGAGCAGTATCTTCATTTTTGGTTTCGGTGAATCCACCTCCAAACAGTttagcttttttatttttaggagtTTCTTTCATGACTGAACCTTcagaaattttcctttttcttttcttgtcttgTTCACTAAATTGGTCTGTAATTTCACAAGTCTCATTTTGTGTTGGGACACTGTTCAGGTTTGATGTAAGAGAAAGCTTTGCTTCATTTTTCCGGTGAGACAGTGATAGTTTAGATCTCTTCTGCTCCATACTTTCTTCTGGGCTTAAAGCTATATTTGTAGATTCTTCACTTGCAAATTCAACTCCACTATCGCTGTTTGTTCTTTGCCTTGATTCAGAACTCAGTTCAGCCTGTGGTCtgtaaaatataataataatactttACGTAAGTTTTTGcaaacattttcaagcagcacTTACATTAATTCAACAATTTTTCCTTCAATGTAAGGAACAATACTATACAGATCAACTTTCGTAATGCTAAATTTGACTTTGTCTAGCAATTTAGCAGGTTTTCCCAACCAACTTTCAGATGCTATGTTAAACGGTTTTGGAAGACTAATATTAAAAAGACCATGGACAAGACAACCAATATGATCGACGCTTATCCTGTTCACTATCCCTGAGGTAAAAGCAAGAtataattgttattttaatgATGAAAATTTAAGAATGTTTTATTTACCAACTAGCTCCTGGTTAACTTCAGGAttaaaaatgtagaaatttCCTACTACATCAACATGAATGTCACTCAAGTTGAAGAGTGTTTGGGCTTTAGATTCTCGAATAGCGAGGTTTCCGTAGCCAGCCAAAATCCCACCGAGGCTGTGTAAATATAGCAAAGATTGATTAGTCCGTAATGTGGAAATATCAAACACGTGCTTAAACGATTACTCTGGTTCGTAGCGAATCAATCTACAATCTATAACAGAAGCTACACTTTTGCCTAGATCATTCAGGTAATATGGTGGAATACAAAGATGTAATTTTTCATGGACAACTTTTACTGCTGACGATAAATTAGACGaaatttctttccaaaaatttttatccagAGAATTTGAAGCAGTACCGAGCGCCATTTTAACTGCACCAACTAGCTGTTGTCAAGTTTACGTTAAACTGATCTAGCGGGAAAATTgcaatgtatttttttaaggtAGCATATCCTGGTATGTCTAGAAACCTACTATCCTAGTATGCAGGACGTAGCACCCAGCCATAGATGCCAATATTAAAACTTAATTAATATAACACAACTTAAAAAGTCACAATAATTAAGCAAGATAGAGCAGAAGTAGAGATAGTATAATTTATCTATGTAGGGCAAATCTGGAATAGAGTtatagaataaaaatattctaTAAATCTATCTGGAGAATagaatttaataaattttctGCTTAACAATGCCGCTCTGAATCTTAAAGGAcattataaataataaaagcatATAAGAATAAGCATACTTATATTATTGGCACGTAGCAACAGAAGAAAGTCAGGTTTTTGACCTCGTGTTGTCAAATACCTGGTGCGCTGGTAGATAATTATATGTTTATCAGGTCACACACGGATCAGAACATGTTAGCAATTAGTCAAACGTTTGGTTTGCCGTTCTTCCGAATGAAGGTGCATTCACCTATTTGACATATTCTCCAGGTGATAAATTTGTCCCTATAAATAAGAACTAGAGGATCACTGATGGCATTAGCTGTGTCCTGTTCTCAGCTTGAGCACTTGCATAGAAATATATTTCTCGCCCAGAATGCAAAAGATCATCTTCTTGCTGCTTTCGTGTAAGTTTTACTACTTTACCGCATTTTCACGATGAGTTGTTTTACCTTAACGgctatttgattttgaatatttaTACCACTTTTTCCGTAGTCTCAGTTGCGTTTTCTCTGTCGAACCCTGTTGCGGAGCGTGCACAGACTCTTAATGTAGGAGATGTGATCGCTTTGTTTGATGCAGACGAGCCAGATCAACCCGCAGTTTTGTTTGTGCAACAGGCAACGACAGGTGAGACCCCTGTATTAAGAACCCTTACTCCCGAAGAATCGAAAGATGAGGACAAAGTGGCAGGAAAAGATTGCGAGGGCTGTGATGGCGAAAGTGAAACGCAAGAGAGATCATTCCTTTTCAAAAAGTTATTCCTGTCGCATTTTGTACGCCCGGTTACCGTTGCCGCAGCACCTCCCGTCCGGCCACGACCAGTTGCACCCCCTTCGGCTTTCCTCATTGGAACTGTCTATCAACCAACATCCTTTGTTGCGGCACCAGTCAAAACTACGGGATCTGTCGCTGGTGGTACGTCCGGTGAATTTACAAGCAATAGCATTAAAAGACTAatatacatttctttttaagtcGTATCTATTGGCGGGCAAACAACTATGCAACTTGCCCAACCTTCCACGGGTCTTTTGTCTAGCACTGTTAGCCAAATGAGTCCAGGTGCTGGCATTTCTGGACAACAGTTGATGCAAGGATTATTCCCGGGCGGACAATCGGCTATGCAAGTAATCCAAGCTCCTACGACATTGCCTACAACTGGTGCGGGTGTTCTAGGCTCTGGCTTGGCCATGCAACAATCGCTACAAGGGCCGTTCATCGGAGGACAACAGGCGGTACAAGCGGTAGCACCCCCGACAGGTTTCTCTGCCTTTTCGGCTGGCCAAGCCGGTGGCATGTCCGCACTACAGCAGCTCCAAGGACCACAGCTTTCCGCATTACAGCAGCTGCAAGTACCACCGTTAGCCGCTGGAACACGACCAGCCGCACTTCAAGTTCCAACAGGCACACAACAAGTGGCCAGTCCTCCCTCTGGTCTATTTCCAAACGCAGCTGGACAGGGCAATATCGGAATTAACGTTCAACAAAGTAGTATGCCACATTCTGGCCATGGTCCTACCCCTAACTCTGTCGCCACCATCAACATATCAAATGCTGAAATACCTGAAGCTGAAACAGATGATTCGCCAGTAACACCGGAGGAAATCTCCTGTTCCAATTGTTGAAACGGATCGTGCGATTGACGTCGCGGCTGCATTCCAAtagcaaaaaaagagatggtttaatattatttaataacttatttttttttttgtagttcaATTTATGAATTTTTCCTAATACAGAGATATATTAGCATGCCACAAAATTTCTGCTAATCAATcaatttccattattttttttgtagtattCTCTTCGAGactaattatttttaaaaaacgttatGTGATAATCAACGCAACCGGCACATTATaagaaaatcacaaaaaaaactacctGAAATACTATTCACTGCCATTCGGTATTTTTCAGGTTTTATCCGGGCGAAGTTAGCAATTCCAATGCTCAAACGGTTGAATAAATAGCTAGAAATCCGGTAGAGGTGGTCTCATCGTCCGATGTCAATCTAACAAGCATTTGATTTGTGGACGAGTTGACTGTAAAAGGCAAACTTGCTGATCCAGATTTCTCCAATAGCAACAGAGAATTTACCGTAGGTCCATCGTACACCTGAAAAATTTGCATTCATGAAATGAATACGATTTTGCTTACGCTGCATAGATCTATACTGCTTAGACGCTTCTTACATATAGGAAGTCAAATCCTTCCTGTGTTTCCAGCAAAGCGAACAGAAGGCTAATCTTCGTATGGGGTGCAGTGACGATATTCCAACGAAAATCGACTAAATTTGGGTATGAGGCTGGGTAGTTAGGACTTTTAATCGTTCCTGACGTTGCCGCAAGGCCATCAATGATTGTAGTTATGAGTTTTATCTGCAAAATGAGAAGCGAAATAATTTTAAACTTTAAAAGGCTCGTACGGGACTTCAAATAGTTTACGGTGTTGACGTGCCAGTTGAAAGTATTCTGGTGTGCGCCTTGTTCCGGCCAGTTCATCCGTaccatcatttttttatttactgaGTATATTACTCGTGATGGCTGAGTTGAAAGGCCTTTATCGTCCCAAAGTACTCGACCGGATGTGTTCCAACCATCATACACCTGTTCAAGGTAAATCGTgggaaacaaaatagaaaattagaAATGTGATGAAtttgcaaaataaattttatgcCGTGCAGTCATGATGAGGTTCTTGTCCAATGTTGCGAACTTATTAATCGACGTGTTCCTCTTGTTATCgaacttttcttttagtaCAATTATTCCATCGTGGTGTGCAGCCTCCACAAACCAAATGCAGTCTGAAACCGGACTAGTGAGAGAACTCGATGACGAAATGATACCATCACCATGGATGTAACCTCCGCAACCTGATGCAGCCAAAATTACTCTTTAGCTGTAGAAATTTACATAAGTAGATTGTGGCAAGATCAAACCGGAAGTAAAGGGATGTTCCTTATCAAATACCTATTAAGACATCCAATAAAAAACATAAGCCTGATTCATTTTAAGTTGTTAGTCTTAACTTACACTTGCGTAGAAAATGTCCACTCCATAGCTTTGATCGTAATAAGATGGAAATTCTACATAAAGATTGTTTGACGACGATCGAACTGACTTTGGTTTAGTTGAGCCACTATGGGACAAAAGGAGAGGACTTGTTGAATATGGTCCGTCATAAACCTTTTTGCCAAAATGCATTAGTCAAGTTTGCTTTTCACTCGTGGTATCTTGCACTAAATGCATGATATAAGTTAATTCATTAACGTTACCCTACCTTCAGAAAGTGGTTTTCTTTGGTGCGGAATTTACTGAATGCAAGCCAAATGGTATGGTTCGCTTGTACACTAATCGCAGTAATGGATTTTTGTACCAGGTGCATCAAATTGTGTTTGTGGATATCTTCATCTGGTTTTGTTATCGATGCAGAAGAGATATGGCCAAAATTTGTGGTTTGCTGATTACAAGACATGGAATACtcttattgaataaaaatataaatgcgGATTAATTTGTGCAAGCTCAATGGACGATACGGAAATCTTACGACAGTCGTAGTGTTCATCAGAGCCATCAAGGCAATCGTACGTCCCATCACAGACAAGTTCGTTGGGAATACATTGCCGACCGCATTGAAATCCATCGTTGCACTGCACATCCGTTATACGTTATACAAagatacaattttaaaaatctgtgCGCAAGTGAACAAAAATGGTATGAGTACTCACTGGTGGTGGTTGATTTCCGATAAACCAAAATTTCCGACTTTTGGCACAATGCAGCTCATCCACTCCCGATTCGCAATCTTTTTCTCTGTTGCAAATTTTATCGTTATCAAGACATCCGCTAGTTTTTGTAGCACCAAACGCGGAGGCATAAGGATCAAGTTGATCGATAATTCCTCGACAGAAGAACTTTTGCGACGAACAGCGCCACAAGCCTTCAAAAGAAGTTTTCGGGCTGATGcctgtgaaaagaaaaatctaattcAGAGTTCTTCAAAGTTTTTATGAATGAAATATTTCAGTTAATGGATTCTTAAGGAATTTCAGAGAAAGCCGACTGAACTTTTCTGTGATACCTCGTTGAGATGTGAAAGTTTCCAACATAAAAGGTTCTGCACTGATAGACGCATTTGAATACTCCGATTTTATCTCGAACGTATACTTTCTACATGCGTCTAACGATTTCCATTCGACTGGACAGGTAGAGCAGGCAGACAAATTGACTGAGAACAGGTTCATTTCATGTGATTGTTGATTCAGACAACGGCGTGGAACTTTGACGAATGAATTTTCTCGTTCGGGAACACCCAGTAGTTCTCCATCCTAGGATAGATTTCTTTTACTAGGAGAAATCACGCgtagaaaaagattttctctTTATAGTACCGGAAAGATTTTCAAGTTCGCCGCCGTCAATTCAGAAGCACAACCGGAACTATCCGTCCAGTTTAGGATGATCGAT from Daphnia carinata strain CSIRO-1 chromosome 6, CSIRO_AGI_Dcar_HiC_V3, whole genome shotgun sequence harbors:
- the LOC130690016 gene encoding ubiquitin carboxyl-terminal hydrolase 35-like isoform X1 is translated as MEKLLKIILSEISDQNNSNSVSKLLDEVFVRCLSKEEFVSIIHYCLHLVASRRDHNELTKETAIEILSILNAFRRNEFNETSPQVISELISSNLSEPVDILALIQELLTVGFLEDVVSTEFSVNLQKMLHKLRGKHSLPVLVDMANIILCNPKCLPPQQLRQQFCIEIIHQISSLSIPASQYINFMQDVMLVSKMVQKIWLNSPHDVGLSSLATIYTLIAESSNVSPPSQSLAAFLNVTPKSQIEKALEKLLILPASSSKDKHVIRLATILCDWLIQWPKATRISCWVLSLFKMLTLDGRSAIVAEVISLKAPKLMEQSVIPIIRASTAPVLPYMLCAFRDQPQEKVDFMLKLAIRLVNLLKNQVSNDNETQHLRNELMEVLHIMGEKLSFTDDQLRQSLLQTISEYPRPSPQRILSKLDSVPALFDPRFSKDCKKLVIPNGNWLESRSATGKIGLINLGNTCYINSILQALYMNYDFTRAVLGSTTTTDQYVLTQLQRVLVFLRYSFRAAYSPAAFIKASRPPWFETGRQQDCSEFLRYLMDSLYEQERAGRCVLQCGHRWKVGVGKETTDEAEQVAEPGIEEKSEEGNSELQRWITEEDLTAGLAQPEGNLPVGKSVQAADSLSNAHSDSTDSGIQSVGDGLEEKVKSCSDSEKRSMDKKQQLSLIHKIFGGQMTISYRCLACGTESHHQDFFTDLHLAFPDPVASVPSKTTIESALQGNQELSLDSLLKFYFAPEKLQGENRYHCDNCAKLVQEAERVLRVTEAPQHLLLTLLRFHYDRLLQRRGKITTQVSYPQRLDLPIDGGGTISYVLYSVVIHSGVTLDGGHYYTLARSSDLDPEDVLGKGDKLTPWYMFNDCQVSRTDFDSLISLSRRYPTDTPYLLWYRRVTDDQVGSALDVGKTTPAVPLILPSDLKHIVDEDNARFVQEQMRSAIRPAPSIWAPPKKDDDQDSHRRDPFQDNNGSRFIF
- the LOC130690027 gene encoding neurofilament heavy polypeptide-like produces the protein MALGTASNSLDKNFWKEISSNLSSAVKVVHEKLHLCIPPYYLNDLGKSVASVIDCRLIRYEPDLGGILAGYGNLAIRESKAQTLFNLSDIHVDVVGNFYIFNPEVNQELVGIVNRISVDHIGCLVHGLFNISLPKPFNIASESWLGKPAKLLDKVKFSITKVDLYSIVPYIEGKIVELIPQAELSSESRQRTNSDSGVEFASEESTNIALSPEESMEQKRSKLSLSHRKNEAKLSLTSNLNSVPTQNETCEITDQFSEQDKKRKRKISEGSVMKETPKNKKAKLFGGGFTETKNEDTAPVESLTTNLFKKFSKKLEQSSTPSRTPKKAQEISILNETSTDAELVESDEVLDSVESGDPVAKELQVTKSSPKKKTGKNILEGIEEQAKSPKKNKLQQNSEAEFEMTIDSEEERKISFRTPTSTKKSKSRLEKKKEGGSKLSDIETPGKPLKQPSSLKKSKEVKKVNGTATPSKSSKKKSIALEQEGEEEDNESIIQELLGLSLPIASPQSTPVSKKKQTPSAKSAKLAESAKKLKALEKKLDSTPKSVQAQGPETASPMKNLKESSLSKKMLKTPASEAKQTPSVEKTKSVPSPRTPKANGSSKNLVKTASPEKILVAWLPEKEVKAEQTKKRAKLRPNKEKSLKSDASSGDEFDQEQAILKILQLVQPEEKPDKTKTKRKSVNS
- the LOC130689463 gene encoding uncharacterized protein LOC130689463 produces the protein MQKIIFLLLSFSVAFSLSNPVAERAQTLNVGDVIALFDADEPDQPAVLFVQQATTGETPVLRTLTPEESKDEDKVAGKDCEGCDGESETQERSFLFKKLFLSHFVRPVTVAAAPPVRPRPVAPPSAFLIGTVYQPTSFVAAPVKTTGSVAGVVSIGGQTTMQLAQPSTGLLSSTVSQMSPGAGISGQQLMQGLFPGGQSAMQVIQAPTTLPTTGAGVLGSGLAMQQSLQGPFIGGQQAVQAVAPPTGFSAFSAGQAGGMSALQQLQGPQLSALQQLQVPPLAAGTRPAALQVPTGTQQVASPPSGLFPNAAGQGNIGINVQQSSMPHSGHGPTPNSVATINISNAEIPEAETDDSPVTPEEISCSNC